In Pseudomonas sp. KBS0710, the sequence GGGCACCGCCAGCAAGCTCGAACCGCCGTAGACCTCTTCACCGTGCCCGTCCTGGGTGAGGTATTGCTCGCCGCAGTAGCTGAACACGTGATCGCCGATAAAGCTCTGGCCCACGCTATGGGTAGTGACGTCGTGCAGATCCTGCTCCAGCACCACGCCATCACTGAATAACTGCGCCGCTTGCGGCCGCGCCAGCAGCGCCTCGAACTCGTCGAGGCTGTGGATAACTTCCTGGCCGCGCCCGGCGCAGGCATGCACCGGTTTCACGCGGATCGGCCCGCTGTAAAGCAAGCGCGTGGCGGCAGGCAGTGCGTCTTCAAGGGCGAACACGCTGAGTCCGTCGAGAACGACCGTGCGCACACGCTCACAAAACGTCGGCGACCAGCCTTCGGGCGCTGTGGCGTCTGGGCTCAACAACCCATGGGTGATCGCTTTGGTGCAGATGAATGCGTGGTCGACATAACCGCCCCACAGATCGCCCGGCCCTTTGACATTGAGCGGCCGCGCTTGGTCGGAGCCGACCAGGGTTTGGGTGGGCAACACATACAAGTCGAGGCCGGCGTGTAACTGCGGGTCATAGCTGCCGCCGAATTTAAGCCCAAGAATCTGCGCCAGCCAGCGCGCCAAAGCGCGATTGGTTTCGACTTCATGTTGCGGCGCGCCGCGTCGTGTGGAGTGAGCGACTACGCGTTTTTTGCGTTGAGTCGGGGTCATACGTCCCCCTTGGCGATCCTGCCATGTGTGTGCGAGTAAGGTTGCATGGATCACGCCAAGGCACGGTTTGCGAAGATGGCCGGTAAATCAGACAGTTACTCAAACAGCGATGGCACTAGGCCTGTTTTATTCTGCACGACGGGGATTTAAACGGAGGGTGTTCTGCACGACATCGCCATCAAAGCGGCTGCGTGGATGGCCACGGGCCAGCTAAGATGCAAGGCACTGCCAACCATCATAAGGACACCCATGGCCAAGCAAGCACTCATCCTCATCGATATCCAGAACGATTACTTCCCCGAAGGCAAGTGGCCGCTCGATGGCGTGGAAGCCGCGGCGGACAAGGCCGCACAGGTACTGCAGGCGTTTCGCCAGGCGGGCAATGCCGTCATCCATGTGCGCCATGAGTTCACCACCGAAGACGCGCCCTTCTTCACGCCAGGCTCCGAGGGCGCGCACCTGCATACCAAGGTACTCAATGAGGGCAACGAGCCGGTGGTGCTTAAACACTTTGTGAACGCGTTTCGCGGGACAAACCTGCGCACCGTGCTGGAACAACGCGCCATCACTGACGTGGTGGTGGTCGGCAACATGAGCCATATGTGCATCGACGCCGTGGTGCGGGCTGCGGCGGACCTGGGCTACAAGGTCACGCTGATTCACGACGCCTGCGCGACCCGCGACCAGGCATTCAATGGCCAGGTGATTGCGGCCGCGCAGGTGCATGGCGCTTATATGGCCGCGCTGGCTTTTGGGTACGCCAGCGTGGTGTCGACGGATGAATACTTGAAGGCGCAAGCGGCGGCGCAATGACCATCGCTTGCTTGCTTTCAGCGCGTTGCGATGATGAACAGGCGCGGAAAAGGCAGCAACACAGTGCCATCAGCCAGGGCCGGGTAAGCCTGGGTAATACGCGCCTGGTATTGCTGTAGGAATGCGGTTTTTTCGCTGTCGGTCAACGGCGCAAGAAACGGCCGCAATGCCGATGCCTTGAACCACTCCACCACTGCCGCATGATCGGCCAGCGGGTGTTGATAGGTGGTGCGCCACACGTCGACGGTGCTGCAATGTTTACTCAGCAGTTCGTAGTAGTAACTGGCGGTGTGTCGCTCGTTGTGTTTGACCGCTCCGATCTTTGCCGCCCACGGGCCATCTGCCGCCACTTCGCGGGCCAGCCGGTGGGCCGGCTCGTCGAGGTTGTCCGGGGTTTGTACGGCGAGGGTGCCGCCGGGTGTCAGTTGGTCGACCAGGTGCGGATAGAGCGTGGCGTGGTCAGGTAGCCATTGCAGGGAAGCGTTGGCGAGGATCACATCGAATTGCTGCCCTGGGTTCCAGGCGCCGATGTCTGCCAGCTCGAAATTCAGTTTCGGCAAACGCTTGCGGGCGTCGACCAGCATGTCGTCGGAACTGTCCATGCCCGTAACGTGCGCCTGCGGGAAACGCTCGGCCAACACTTCAGTGGAATTGCCAGGGCCACACCCCAGGTCGACGGCGCTGCGCACATCGGTATTGGGAATGGCCGCGACCAAGTCACGGACCGGGCGGGTACGTTGCTGTTCAAACATCGTGTATTGCTTGGCAGACCAGGTCATCGCGGTGTTCCTTATTTGTTAGAGGTGGTCACAGCCTAAGTCTTGTGAGTCATGAGAACAAATGCCAGGATTGGCATCCTCCCATACCCTGAAAGTATCCCTATGTTGGAGCTTCGCCAGCTTAAAGCCTTCGTGGCCATTGCCGAGGAGGGTTACATCACCCGCGCTGCGGAACGCTTGGGCATGCAACAACCGCCGTTGACGCGCTTGCTGCAAAGTCTTGAAACGCAATTAGGCGTGGTGCTGATGGAGCGCCTGCCCCGCGGCGTGCGGCCAACCACGGCGGGCCTCGCATTGCTGGACGAGGCGCGTGACATCCTGGCGCGGGCCGAGGGTGTAGCGGATGTGGTAAGCCGTGCCGCGCGGGGTGAACGCGGCCGGCTCGCCATCGGCTTTACCAGCTCGGCGGCGTTGCATCCGTTTGTGCCCAGCGTGCTGCGGCGGTTTCGCGAGACCTTTGTGGGGGTCTCGGTGGTACTGGAAGAAGCAGGAACCGGCGAACTGCTGGACGCGCTGGTGCAGGAAAAACTGGATGCCGCGTTTATCCGCTCACCGCTCAGTGGCACGCAACAGTTGCAAGACGAACCGATCCTGGTGGAGCCGATGCTGCTGGCACTGCCGACCGATCATCCCTTGGCACTTGATGTGGGGCACCCGTTACCCTTGGCAGCATTGGCTAATGAGGCTTTTGTGCTCTATCGCCGTCGCGTAGGGCTGGGTTTGTATGACGCCATTCTGGTGGCCTGCCGTGAAGCGGGGTTCAGCCCGCAGGTGGTGCAGGAAGCGCCACGTATGACCGCGACCCTGAGTCTTGTGGCTGCAGGGCTTGGCGTCTCCATCGTCCCCGCCTCCATGCAGCGACTGCGCGGCGATGGCATTGTTTATCGCGAACTGACCGAGTGCCAGAGCCTGGTGGCGCCGTTGCATTTGGCCACGCGAATTGGCGACGGCTCCGCGGTATTGCGCAGGTTCAAGGAGATGGTGGTCACAGCGGCCGCGACGGACGCGTGATCACAGGCATTAAAAAACCCCCGAGGCTTTCGCCAGCGGGGGTTTTGATCGCTTCGGGTCTGGGACCTAGAACGGGATATCGTCATCAAAGCTGTCGAAATCCGGAGCCGGCTGTGGAGCGGACTGCTGCGGAGGTGGTGCCTGGCGCGACTGTTGCGGTGCCGACTGCTGCGGGCGCGGAGCCTGCTGGCGTGGGGCCGGAGCGGACTGCTGGTAATTGTTGCCCCCGCCTTGCTGGTCGCCCTGCTGTGGACGGCCGCCCAACAGTTGCATGGTGCCTTGCATGTCCACCACGATCTCCGTGGTGTAACGCTTGATGCCGTCTTTTTCCCACTCGCGGGTTTGCAGTTTGCCTTCGATGTAGACCTGCGAACCTTTGCGCAGGTACTCACCGGCGATTTCTGCGACCTTGCCGAACAACGACACGCGATGCCACTCGGTTTTCTCTTTGCGCTCGTTGGTCTGCTTGTCGGTCCATTGTTCGCTGGTCGCCAGACTCAAGTTGGTCACGGCGTTACCGTTAGGCAAGTAGCGAACTTCGGGATCCTGGCCGCATGTACCGACCAATATGACTTTGTTAACCCCACGGGCCATAACGTTCTCCTAGGCTGGGCGCGCTGTCGGCACTGGGTTGACCAGTTGCTCGAGCGTCGCGCGATCCAATAATTCGGTGTCTAATTTGATGTAGATGGCGGCTTCTTCTGCAATAACCACGGCATCTGTAACCCCGGTAACGGCCTTGAGGCGCTCAACCAGACCGGCTTCGCGGATCGCTTCTGGCGATAACGGCAAACGCAGGCTCGTCACATAGGGAGGTTCGCGCATGGTAACAGCAAAGGCTAGCCAGAGGGCAGCCAGACCTGCGCATCCCAGGAACACAACCGACAAACCGCCATGCTGGAACATCCAGCCGCCCATGATGCCGCCAAGCGCAGAACCCAGGAACTGGCTGGTGGAATACACTCCCATCGCCGTGCCCTTGCCACCGGCCGGTGAAACTTTGCTGATCAGCGAAGGCAGTGAAGCCTCCAGCAGGTTGAACGCAGTGAAAAACACCACTGTGCCGATTACCAGTGCCCGCAGGCTGTCGCCGAACTGCCAGAAGAATAGCTCAGTGAGCATCAGCGTCGCGACGGCGCCGAGCAAAACTCGTTTCATTTTGCGTTTCTTCTCGCCGTAGATGATGAACGGGATCATGGCGAAGAACGAAATCAGCAGTGCGGTGAGGTACACCCACCAGTGCTGTTCCTTGGGCAAACCGGCTTTTTGCACCAGTGCCAGGGGCAGCGCGACGAAGCTGCACATCAGCATTGCGTGCAACACGAAGATACCTAAATCCAGGCGCAGCAGGTCCGGGTGCTTGAGCGTCGGCAGTAAAGCCTTGCGCGCAACGCCCGACTCACGGTGCGCGAGCGTGCCGGTGGAGCGCGGCACCATGAAGGCCACGATCACGATGCCAAACAACGCCATGCCGCCGGTGGCGAGAAACAGCCCATGCAAACCGAAGGCGCGGGTCAGCAAGGGACCGACCACCATCGCAACGGCGAAGGACAGCCCGATAGTCATGCCGATCATGGCCATGGCCTTGGTGCGGTGTTGTTCGCGGGTCAGGTCCGAGAGCAGCGCCATCACCGCAGCGGAAATCGCCCCGGCGCCCTGCAGGACGCGCCCGGCAATCACACCCCAGATCGAATCGGACTGCGCCGCGAGCACACTGCCGAGAGCAAACACGATCAGCCCCAGGTAGATAACGGGACGACGGCCGATACGGTCGGAAATGATCCCGAACGGGATCTGAAAAAGTGCCTGGGTCAGGCCATAGGCGCCAATCGCCAGGCCGATCAGTGCGGGGGTCGCTCCTGCGAGATCCATTCCATAGGTCGCCAGCACCGGCAACACCATAAACATGCCTAGCATACGGAACGCGAACACCAGGGCCAGACCGCTTGCTGCTCGGGTCTCGCCGCTACTCATGCGTTCGCTGTGGGGATCGTGCATGGAAAAACCTCGTGTGAACCGGCGGCGATTCTACCAGTCCCATCGATTGAGAGGGTATATGCGGCGCTTTGCCGCGCAGCTTTCATCTAAGGCTGCACCCGGCACTTTGACAGTGTATATTCATCCAGTCTTTAGCCGTATACTCCGGCATTATTTACGCCCGCCGTGCGAGGCCATCTTGGACAAGATCCTGATTCGTGGGGCTAGAACCCACAACCTGAAGAACATCGACCTGACCCTGCCCCGGGACAAACTGATCGTCATCACCGGCTTGTCCGGCTCGGGCAAATCATCCCTGGCGTTCGACACGCTGTATGCCGAGGGCCAGCGCCGCTACGTGGAGTCGCTGTCGGCCTATGCGCGGCAGTTTCTGTCGATGATGGAAAAACCCGACGTCGACACTATTGAAGGCCTGTCGCCGGCGATTTCCATCGAGCAGAAGTCGACCTCCCACAACCCGCGTTCCACCGTGGGCACCATCACCGAAATCTACGACTACCTGCGCCTGCTGTATGCGCGGGTGGGGATTCCACGTTGCCCGGACCACGACATTCCGCTGGAAGCCCAGACCGTCAGCCAAATGGTCGACCTGGTGCTGGCCCAGCCGGAAGGCGCCAAACTGATGCTGCTGGCGCCGGTGATCCGTGAGCGCAAGGGTGAGCACCTGTCGGTCTTCGAAGAGCTGCGGGCCCAGGGTTTTGTGCGGGCGCGCATCAACGGCAAGCTGTATGAGCTGGATGAAGCACCGAAGCTCGACAAGCAGAAGAAGCATTCGATTGATGTGGTGGTCGACCGTTTCAAAGTGCGTGCCGACTTGCAGCAGCGTTTGGCGGAATCGTTCGAAACCGCGCTGAAGCTGGCCGATGGTATTGCCCTGGTCGCACCGATGGATGACGAACCGGGCGAAGAGATCATCTTCTCCGCACGTTTTGCTTGCCCGATCTGCGGCCATGCGATCAGCGAGCTGGAACCCAAGCTGTTTTCCTTCAACAACCCGGCTGGCGCCTGCCCGACATGCGATGGCCTGGGCGTGAAGCAGTTCTTCGACATCAAGCGCCTGGTCAATGGTGACCTGACGTTGGCGGAAGGCGCGATACGCGGCTGGGACAGGCGCAACGTCTATTACTTCCAGATGCTGGGGTCGCTGGCGTCGCACTATAAATTCAGCCTGGAAGTGCCGTTCAACCAACTGCCGGCCGAGCAGCAGAAAGTCATCCTGCATGGCAGTGGCTCGCAGAACGTCGATTTCAAATACCTGAACGACCGCGGTGATATCGTCAAACGCTCGCACCCGTTCGAAGGCATTGTGCCGAACCTGGAACGTCGCTACCGCGAGACCGAATCGGCCAGCGTGCGCGAAGAGCTGGCAAAATTCCTCAGCACCCAACCGTGCCCGGATTGCCGTGGCACGCGGCTGCGTCGTGAGGCGCGGCATGTGTGGGTCGGTGAGAAAACATTGCCGGCGGTCACCAACCTGCCGATCGGCGATGCCTGTGAATACTTCGGTGTACTCAAGCTGACCGGCCGCCGTGGGGAAATTGCCGACAAGATTCTCAAGGAAATCCGTGAGCGCCTGCAGTTCCTGGTCAATGTCGGACTGGACTACCTGTCGCTGGATCGCAGTGCGGATACCTTGTCCGGTGGTGAGGCCCAGCGGATTCGCCTGGCCAGCCAGATTGGCGCTGGCCTGGTGGGCGTTCTGTACATCCTCGACGAGCCGTCGATTGGCCTGCACCAACGCGACAATGATCGCCTGCTGGGCACACTGAAACACCTGCGCGATATCGGCAACACGGTGATCGTGGTTGAGCACGATGAAGACGCGATTCGCCTGGCCGATTATGTAGTCGACATTGGCCCTGGAGCGGGTGTGCATGGCGGGCATATCGTCGCCGAGGGCACGCCTGCCGAAGTGATGGCTCACCCTGACTCGTTGACCGGCAAGTACCTGTCCGGTCGCGTGAAAATCGCAGTGCCAGCCAAGCGCACGCCACGTAACAAAAAGATGGCCTTGCACCTCAAGGGCGCGCGCGGCAACAACCTGCGCAATGTCGACCTGGAGATTCCGCTGGGCCTGCTGACCTGCGTGACCGGTGTTTCCGGCTCGGGCAAATCGACGCTGATCAACAACACGCTGTTCCCACTGAGCGCCACCGCCCTGAACGGCGCAACCACCCTGGAAGCGGCCGCACACGACAGCATCAAGGGCCTGGAGCATTTGGACAAGGTGGTCGATATCGACCAAAGCCCGATCGGCCGCACACCACGCTCGAACCCTGCGACCTATACCGGGTTGTTCACGCCGATACGCGAACTGTTCGCTGGCGTGCCGGAGTCTCGCTCGCGGGGCTACGGGCCTGGCCGGTTCTCTTTCAACGTCAAGGGTGGTCGGTGCGAAGCCTGCCAGGGCGACGGCCTTATCAAGGTGGAAATGCACTTCCTGCCGGACATCTACGTGCCGTGCGACGTGTGCAAGAGCAAGCGCTACAACCGCGAAACCCTGGAGATCAAGTACAAGGGCAAGAGCATCCACGAAACCCTCGAGATGACCATCGAGGAAGCTCGGGTGTTCTTCGATGCGGTTCCGGCGTTGGCGCGCAAGCTGCAGACGTTGATGGATGTGGGCCTGTCGTACATCAAGCTGGGGCAGTCGGCGACTACGTTGTCGGGTGGCGAGGCGCAGCGGGTGAAGTTGTCCCGTGAGCTGTCCAAGCGCGACACGGGCAAGACCCTGTATATCCTCGATGAGCCGACCACGGGCCTGCACTTTGCGGATATTCAGCAATTGCTCGACGTTTTGCACCGCTTGCGCGACCACGGCAACACGGTGGTAGTCATCGAGCACAACCTCGACGTGATCAAGACCGCCGACTGGCTGGTAGACCTGGGGCCCGAAGGCGGCTCCAAGGGTGGCCAGATCATTGCGGTGGGTACGCCGGAGCAGGTCTCCGAGATGCAACAGTCGCATACTGGTTACTACCTGAAGCCACTGTTGGCGCGCGACAGAGCCTGATTTATCGGGCTCATGAAAAAGCCCCTGTCACTTTGCGGTGACAGGGGCTTTTTTTTAGCCGGAAATCAGAACTGCGATTGCAGGTAATTCTCCAGACCGACCAACTTGATCAGCCCCAACTGCTTTTCAAGCCAGTAGGTGTGATCTTCTTCGGTGTCATTCAACTGCACGCGCAGAATTTCACGAGTGACATAGTCGTTGTGCTGCTCGCAGAGCTCGATGCCCTTGCAGAGCGCGGCACGCACCTTGTACTCGAGACGAAGGTCGGCAGCGAGCATATCAGGCACCGTGGTGCCCACGTCCAGGTCGTCGGGACGCATGCGCGGCGTGCCTTCGAGCATCAGGATACGGCGCATCAGCGCGTCGGCGTGCTGCGCCTCTTCTTCCATTTCGTGGTTGATACGCTCGTAGAGCTCGGTAAAGCCCCAGTCTTCGTACATACGCGAATGAATGAAATATTGGTCACGAGCTGCCAGTTCGCCCGTCAGCAACGTGTTGAGGTAATCGATTACGTCGGGGTGACCTTGCATCGCCCTACATCTCCCTGCTTGAAAGTCTGTAGTTTGAACCATGCTGACTCGAAGGTCACGGGACAAACGGCAGAAAAGCGAAGATATTCCGAGAAAAGTGGCGGAAATAACGCAAAAACCGCCCAAATGAGGGCGGTTCTGCTTCTCGTTTAGAGTCAGCTAAGCGTTACGCCCAGTGCAGTTGCAATGCCCTGGCCGTAAGCTGGGTCAGCCTTGAAAAAGTGCTGAAGCTGGCGCTGTACCACATCACTGCTGACGCCGGCCATCGCACCGGCGATGTTGTTAATCAGCAGCTTTTTCTGAGCATCGTCCTGCAGGCGGAACAACGCACCGGCATGGCTGTAGTAGTCCGTGTCTTCACGTTGGTCATAACGGTCAGCAGCACCGCTCAGCGCCAGAGGCGGCTCAGCGTACTGTGGCGCCTGCTTGGGTGTATCCGCAAAGCTGTTGGGCTCATAGTTAGGAGCCGCACCACCGTAACCAAAGGACATGGAACCATCGCGCTGGTTATTATTGACCGGACTCAATGGGGAGTTGATCGGCAACTGCTGATGGTTGGTGCCAACGCGATAGCGGTGGGCGTCCGCATAAGCGAAAACGCGACCTTGAAGCATACGGTCTGGCGACAGACCAACACCTGGAACCATATTGCTTGGGCCGAAGCATGCCTGCTCGACTTCAGCAAAGTAGTTCACCGGATTACGATTCAGCTCCAGTTCACCCACTTCGATCAACGGAAACTCCTGCTGCGACCAGGTTTTGGTCACATCGAACGGGTTTTCGTAGTGAGCAGCGGCCTGAGCCTCAGTCATGATCTGAATGTTGACGCTCCACTTTGGAAAGTCACCGCGCTCAATTGCAGCAAACAGGTCACGCTGCGCGTAATCAGGATCGGTACCGGCGATACGTGTCGCCTCCTCGGGTGTCAGGTTCTTGATCCCTTGCTTGGTTTTATAGTGCCACTTGACCCAATGGCGCTCGCCTTTGGCGTTGATAAGGCTGTAGGTATGACTCCCAAAGCCGTGCATGTGACGATAGCCGTCTGGAGT encodes:
- a CDS encoding LysR family transcriptional regulator, whose protein sequence is MLELRQLKAFVAIAEEGYITRAAERLGMQQPPLTRLLQSLETQLGVVLMERLPRGVRPTTAGLALLDEARDILARAEGVADVVSRAARGERGRLAIGFTSSAALHPFVPSVLRRFRETFVGVSVVLEEAGTGELLDALVQEKLDAAFIRSPLSGTQQLQDEPILVEPMLLALPTDHPLALDVGHPLPLAALANEAFVLYRRRVGLGLYDAILVACREAGFSPQVVQEAPRMTATLSLVAAGLGVSIVPASMQRLRGDGIVYRELTECQSLVAPLHLATRIGDGSAVLRRFKEMVVTAAATDA
- a CDS encoding DUF3182 family protein; its protein translation is MTPTQRKKRVVAHSTRRGAPQHEVETNRALARWLAQILGLKFGGSYDPQLHAGLDLYVLPTQTLVGSDQARPLNVKGPGDLWGGYVDHAFICTKAITHGLLSPDATAPEGWSPTFCERVRTVVLDGLSVFALEDALPAATRLLYSGPIRVKPVHACAGRGQEVIHSLDEFEALLARPQAAQLFSDGVVLEQDLHDVTTHSVGQSFIGDHVFSYCGEQYLTQDGHGEEVYGGSSLLAVPGGYDDLLKLDLPDDVREAIQQAQVFDSAADEAYPGFYASRRNYDIAQGLDSDGQRRSGVLEQSWRMGGASSAEVAALQSFINNPGLRAIQVSSVETYVDEPLPADAIEVYRGPAENSDFLLKYVTVESYDG
- a CDS encoding MFS transporter, which gives rise to MHDPHSERMSSGETRAASGLALVFAFRMLGMFMVLPVLATYGMDLAGATPALIGLAIGAYGLTQALFQIPFGIISDRIGRRPVIYLGLIVFALGSVLAAQSDSIWGVIAGRVLQGAGAISAAVMALLSDLTREQHRTKAMAMIGMTIGLSFAVAMVVGPLLTRAFGLHGLFLATGGMALFGIVIVAFMVPRSTGTLAHRESGVARKALLPTLKHPDLLRLDLGIFVLHAMLMCSFVALPLALVQKAGLPKEQHWWVYLTALLISFFAMIPFIIYGEKKRKMKRVLLGAVATLMLTELFFWQFGDSLRALVIGTVVFFTAFNLLEASLPSLISKVSPAGGKGTAMGVYSTSQFLGSALGGIMGGWMFQHGGLSVVFLGCAGLAALWLAFAVTMREPPYVTSLRLPLSPEAIREAGLVERLKAVTGVTDAVVIAEEAAIYIKLDTELLDRATLEQLVNPVPTARPA
- a CDS encoding single-stranded DNA-binding protein; translated protein: MARGVNKVILVGTCGQDPEVRYLPNGNAVTNLSLATSEQWTDKQTNERKEKTEWHRVSLFGKVAEIAGEYLRKGSQVYIEGKLQTREWEKDGIKRYTTEIVVDMQGTMQLLGGRPQQGDQQGGGNNYQQSAPAPRQQAPRPQQSAPQQSRQAPPPQQSAPQPAPDFDSFDDDIPF
- a CDS encoding catalase, with protein sequence MSTILTTASGAPVADNQNSRTAGPRGPLLLDDFHLIEKLAHFNRENIPERRVHAKGSGAHGTFTVTRDITQYTRAKLFESVGKQTPTFLRFSTVGGERGSADTARDPRGFALKFYTEEGNWDIVGNNTPVFFIRDPLKFPDFIHTQKRLPQTNLKSAQMVWDFWSLSPEALHQITILFSDRGTPDGYRHMHGFGSHTYSLINAKGERHWVKWHYKTKQGIKNLTPEEATRIAGTDPDYAQRDLFAAIERGDFPKWSVNIQIMTEAQAAAHYENPFDVTKTWSQQEFPLIEVGELELNRNPVNYFAEVEQACFGPSNMVPGVGLSPDRMLQGRVFAYADAHRYRVGTNHQQLPINSPLSPVNNNQRDGSMSFGYGGAAPNYEPNSFADTPKQAPQYAEPPLALSGAADRYDQREDTDYYSHAGALFRLQDDAQKKLLINNIAGAMAGVSSDVVQRQLQHFFKADPAYGQGIATALGVTLS
- a CDS encoding cysteine hydrolase family protein, whose amino-acid sequence is MAKQALILIDIQNDYFPEGKWPLDGVEAAADKAAQVLQAFRQAGNAVIHVRHEFTTEDAPFFTPGSEGAHLHTKVLNEGNEPVVLKHFVNAFRGTNLRTVLEQRAITDVVVVGNMSHMCIDAVVRAAADLGYKVTLIHDACATRDQAFNGQVIAAAQVHGAYMAALAFGYASVVSTDEYLKAQAAAQ
- the tam gene encoding trans-aconitate 2-methyltransferase: MTWSAKQYTMFEQQRTRPVRDLVAAIPNTDVRSAVDLGCGPGNSTEVLAERFPQAHVTGMDSSDDMLVDARKRLPKLNFELADIGAWNPGQQFDVILANASLQWLPDHATLYPHLVDQLTPGGTLAVQTPDNLDEPAHRLAREVAADGPWAAKIGAVKHNERHTASYYYELLSKHCSTVDVWRTTYQHPLADHAAVVEWFKASALRPFLAPLTDSEKTAFLQQYQARITQAYPALADGTVLLPFPRLFIIATR
- the bfr gene encoding bacterioferritin, encoding MQGHPDVIDYLNTLLTGELAARDQYFIHSRMYEDWGFTELYERINHEMEEEAQHADALMRRILMLEGTPRMRPDDLDVGTTVPDMLAADLRLEYKVRAALCKGIELCEQHNDYVTREILRVQLNDTEEDHTYWLEKQLGLIKLVGLENYLQSQF
- the uvrA gene encoding excinuclease ABC subunit UvrA, which codes for MDKILIRGARTHNLKNIDLTLPRDKLIVITGLSGSGKSSLAFDTLYAEGQRRYVESLSAYARQFLSMMEKPDVDTIEGLSPAISIEQKSTSHNPRSTVGTITEIYDYLRLLYARVGIPRCPDHDIPLEAQTVSQMVDLVLAQPEGAKLMLLAPVIRERKGEHLSVFEELRAQGFVRARINGKLYELDEAPKLDKQKKHSIDVVVDRFKVRADLQQRLAESFETALKLADGIALVAPMDDEPGEEIIFSARFACPICGHAISELEPKLFSFNNPAGACPTCDGLGVKQFFDIKRLVNGDLTLAEGAIRGWDRRNVYYFQMLGSLASHYKFSLEVPFNQLPAEQQKVILHGSGSQNVDFKYLNDRGDIVKRSHPFEGIVPNLERRYRETESASVREELAKFLSTQPCPDCRGTRLRREARHVWVGEKTLPAVTNLPIGDACEYFGVLKLTGRRGEIADKILKEIRERLQFLVNVGLDYLSLDRSADTLSGGEAQRIRLASQIGAGLVGVLYILDEPSIGLHQRDNDRLLGTLKHLRDIGNTVIVVEHDEDAIRLADYVVDIGPGAGVHGGHIVAEGTPAEVMAHPDSLTGKYLSGRVKIAVPAKRTPRNKKMALHLKGARGNNLRNVDLEIPLGLLTCVTGVSGSGKSTLINNTLFPLSATALNGATTLEAAAHDSIKGLEHLDKVVDIDQSPIGRTPRSNPATYTGLFTPIRELFAGVPESRSRGYGPGRFSFNVKGGRCEACQGDGLIKVEMHFLPDIYVPCDVCKSKRYNRETLEIKYKGKSIHETLEMTIEEARVFFDAVPALARKLQTLMDVGLSYIKLGQSATTLSGGEAQRVKLSRELSKRDTGKTLYILDEPTTGLHFADIQQLLDVLHRLRDHGNTVVVIEHNLDVIKTADWLVDLGPEGGSKGGQIIAVGTPEQVSEMQQSHTGYYLKPLLARDRA